The following proteins are encoded in a genomic region of Spirosoma sp. SC4-14:
- a CDS encoding DUF1553 domain-containing protein: protein MLRFFLLLLTSAPVWLPAPPPADGVKLPADVAAAYQKLPAELDYNQHVKPILSDKCFACHGPDKAKQKAGLRLDLAQNAYGPLPESPGKVAIKPGNLAKSELVLRILSADPTYKMPTPQSHLTLSADDKAVLVKWIKDGAVYKPHWAFVKPEKKPIPAVSQTLAGSIRNPIDKFIISRLERAGLKPAPQAAKDLLLRRLSLDLTGLPPTVSELDAFLNDTSPNAYEKQVDRLLASPHFGEKMAIDWLDLARFADSHGYTVDRLRDMSPYRDWVIRAFNQNMPYNTFIHQQLAGDLMHGPAGGPPTRDMLIATAFNRNHPQNMEGGIVEEEFQTEYVMDRTNTLGDAFLGLSLGCARCHDHKYDPISQKNYYELYSFFNNVREAGQISWNDDLPTPTLLLPTQKEEELIQFMRSAISEQEAKLANVRQQATPSFTQWLTSGTYRTLGHETIPQSGLQGLYTFEDSLRNSLNPKQTGLMKRDAGDPDKPVFEKTTRGQVLTLNGDSYADLRDVGVFRMADPFSIGIWAWFPKDLSEGVIFHKSNAERLYNFKGYQLSLKNNRLEISMAHTAPSNAITRQSRLPVPREKWVQLTMSYDGSAKADGFQLYLDGNELPMETVIDQLYKDIIFYDKKSEPALQIGGWWRGLGFKGGKVDDVVVYNRQLTPFEISVLARKNSWATVAQKAPAKLTADEKALLQAYYLSAVDPAVTAERQTLQKLRTAFSDSTRNIAEIMVMQEMPTPKKAFLLQRGQYDARGPEVFPNTPASILPYPTNLPKNRLGLAQWLTDTSNPLTARVAVNRYWQNFFGTGLVKTTEDFGNQGELPSHPELLDWLAVTFRDEYNWDVKRLAKLMVMSATYQQDSHSTAELREHDPENRLLAHGPATRLTAEMLRDNALAASGLLNPAIGGKSVKPYQPEGLWEINSMTYKPDSTDAIYRRSLYVVVKRSVPNPTLATFDAPSRSSCVVRRQRTNTPLQALVTLNDPTFLEAARVLGEQMTQETDPSQAISRAYRQLTGRSPADRELALLLKLQQTELEKFRATPAKATGWLKSGLHKPNATLDPAQVAANAVVASTILNSDATLTKR, encoded by the coding sequence ATGCTACGGTTTTTTCTGCTCCTGCTCACCAGTGCTCCGGTCTGGCTCCCGGCTCCACCGCCCGCCGATGGCGTTAAGTTGCCCGCCGACGTGGCGGCTGCCTACCAGAAGCTACCCGCCGAACTGGACTATAACCAGCACGTGAAACCCATTCTGTCCGACAAGTGCTTTGCCTGCCACGGACCCGACAAGGCCAAACAGAAGGCGGGCCTGCGGCTCGATCTGGCGCAGAACGCCTATGGCCCTCTGCCCGAAAGCCCCGGTAAAGTGGCCATCAAACCCGGCAATCTGGCCAAAAGTGAACTGGTTCTCCGCATTTTGTCGGCAGACCCGACCTACAAAATGCCAACACCTCAGTCGCACCTGACGCTATCGGCCGACGACAAAGCGGTGTTGGTGAAATGGATAAAAGATGGGGCCGTTTATAAACCGCACTGGGCCTTTGTGAAGCCCGAAAAGAAACCCATTCCGGCCGTTAGTCAGACGCTGGCAGGCTCAATTCGTAACCCCATCGACAAGTTTATTATCAGTCGGCTTGAACGCGCTGGCTTGAAACCAGCTCCCCAGGCCGCTAAAGACCTACTGCTACGCCGGTTATCGCTCGACCTGACGGGCTTACCGCCTACTGTTTCGGAACTCGATGCCTTTTTGAACGATACGAGTCCGAATGCCTACGAAAAACAGGTCGACCGGCTGCTGGCGTCACCGCATTTTGGCGAAAAAATGGCTATCGACTGGCTCGATCTGGCCCGGTTTGCCGATTCGCACGGCTATACAGTCGACCGCCTGCGGGATATGTCGCCCTACCGCGATTGGGTGATTCGGGCATTCAACCAGAATATGCCCTATAACACCTTCATTCATCAGCAACTGGCGGGCGATCTGATGCACGGACCTGCGGGTGGCCCACCCACGCGCGATATGCTGATTGCGACAGCGTTTAATCGAAATCATCCGCAGAATATGGAAGGGGGCATTGTGGAAGAAGAATTCCAGACCGAATACGTGATGGATCGGACCAATACGCTGGGTGATGCATTTTTAGGCCTGTCGCTGGGGTGCGCCCGTTGCCACGATCATAAGTACGATCCGATCTCGCAGAAAAATTACTACGAACTCTACAGCTTTTTCAACAATGTGCGCGAGGCCGGGCAAATTTCCTGGAACGACGATTTACCCACACCAACGCTCCTGCTGCCGACGCAGAAAGAGGAAGAACTGATTCAGTTCATGCGATCGGCCATTTCGGAGCAGGAAGCCAAACTTGCCAACGTTCGTCAGCAGGCGACCCCATCGTTTACTCAATGGCTGACGTCGGGCACCTATCGCACCTTAGGGCATGAAACGATTCCGCAATCGGGTTTGCAGGGTTTGTACACGTTTGAAGATTCGCTCAGAAATAGCCTGAATCCAAAACAAACCGGCCTGATGAAACGCGATGCGGGTGATCCCGACAAACCTGTATTCGAGAAAACGACGCGGGGGCAGGTCTTAACGCTCAATGGCGATTCGTATGCCGATTTACGGGATGTTGGCGTTTTTCGGATGGCAGACCCATTTTCCATCGGCATATGGGCCTGGTTTCCGAAAGATCTTTCCGAGGGCGTTATTTTCCATAAGAGCAACGCCGAGCGGCTCTACAATTTCAAAGGCTACCAGCTTTCCCTCAAAAATAATCGACTGGAAATCAGCATGGCACATACAGCTCCGTCCAATGCCATAACCCGCCAGAGCCGATTGCCCGTTCCGCGCGAAAAATGGGTGCAACTGACGATGAGCTACGATGGGTCGGCCAAAGCCGATGGCTTTCAGTTGTATCTGGATGGGAACGAACTACCGATGGAAACGGTGATCGACCAGTTATATAAGGACATTATCTTTTATGACAAAAAAAGCGAACCTGCCCTGCAAATCGGTGGCTGGTGGCGCGGACTGGGTTTTAAAGGCGGCAAAGTCGACGATGTGGTTGTCTATAATCGTCAGTTAACGCCCTTCGAGATTAGTGTTCTGGCGCGCAAAAACAGTTGGGCAACGGTTGCACAAAAAGCACCAGCCAAGCTGACCGCCGATGAAAAAGCCCTTTTACAGGCTTACTACCTGTCGGCGGTTGATCCAGCGGTGACGGCAGAACGGCAAACCTTACAGAAACTCCGCACGGCCTTTAGCGACTCGACCCGCAACATTGCCGAAATCATGGTAATGCAGGAGATGCCTACGCCTAAAAAAGCCTTTCTGCTACAACGCGGGCAATACGACGCCCGTGGGCCTGAGGTTTTCCCCAATACGCCCGCTTCCATTTTACCTTACCCAACGAACCTTCCCAAAAACCGGCTCGGGCTGGCGCAATGGTTAACCGATACCAGTAATCCGCTAACGGCCCGTGTAGCCGTGAACCGCTACTGGCAGAATTTCTTTGGAACCGGGCTTGTCAAAACAACTGAAGACTTCGGCAATCAGGGCGAACTACCCAGCCATCCCGAACTGCTCGACTGGCTGGCGGTTACGTTCCGGGATGAGTATAACTGGGACGTAAAACGGTTGGCAAAGCTCATGGTGATGTCGGCCACTTACCAGCAGGATTCGCACTCGACCGCCGAACTGCGCGAGCACGACCCTGAAAACAGATTGTTAGCCCATGGTCCGGCAACCCGCCTTACGGCCGAAATGCTCCGCGACAATGCACTGGCGGCCAGTGGGCTGCTAAATCCGGCAATCGGTGGCAAGAGCGTGAAACCCTACCAGCCCGAAGGATTGTGGGAAATCAACAGCATGACCTATAAACCCGACTCAACGGATGCCATTTACCGCCGTAGCCTATATGTGGTCGTGAAACGATCGGTACCCAATCCAACATTGGCCACCTTCGATGCGCCTTCCCGCAGCAGTTGTGTTGTGCGCCGACAACGCACCAACACGCCCTTGCAGGCACTGGTAACCCTCAACGACCCTACCTTTCTGGAAGCCGCGCGTGTGCTCGGCGAACAGATGACTCAGGAAACCGACCCATCGCAGGCTATCAGTCGCGCTTATCGCCAACTCACGGGACGTTCCCCTGCCGACCGTGAGCTGGCGCTCCTGCTAAAGCTGCAACAAACAGAACTGGAAAAATTCAGGGCAACGCCCGCCAAAGCCACCGGCTGGCTCAAAAGTGGTCTGCACAAGCCAAATGCCACGCTCGACCCGGCGCAGGTTGCGGCCAACGCCGTTGTTGCCAGTACAATTCTCAATTCGGATGCAACCCTAACCAAACGCTAA
- a CDS encoding DUF1501 domain-containing protein — MNHHHDEAFRLPLPDLRELNQRLDRRDFLLRTASGLGAMALGGLFGNTALGAAPMIPKAKRIVYLFMAGGPSQFETFDYKPKLMSMLGTSLPDSVRKGQRLTGMSANQASLPIAPSAYSFKQYGKTRTWVSELLPYTAQVVDELCLVKSVFTEQINHDPAITFFQTGHQLPGRPSIGSWVSYGLGSENQNLPAFIVLVSKNAAKDQPLYARLWGNGFLPSEYQGVQFRSGNDPVLFLNNPEGYDGADREQMLSYLNQLNKLQNESWGDPEVNARITQYEMAFRMQTSVPEVMDTSTEPDEVFDLYGPGSRDKGSFAANCLLARKLLEKDVRFVQLYHQGWDHHGSLPKSITKQCQQTDQATAALLIDLKRRGLLEDTLVIWGGEFGRTVYSQGKLAKNDYGRDHHPRCFTMWMAGAGIKPGFTYGQTDDFSYNIVKDPVHVHDFQATLLHLLGVDHEQLTYKYQGRRFRLTDVHGKVVKGILA; from the coding sequence ATGAACCATCATCACGACGAAGCATTCCGGCTACCGCTCCCCGACCTCCGGGAACTGAATCAGCGGCTCGACCGCCGGGATTTTCTACTTCGAACGGCTTCGGGCCTGGGCGCTATGGCGTTGGGCGGACTTTTCGGGAATACGGCCTTAGGCGCAGCACCGATGATTCCTAAAGCCAAACGAATCGTTTATCTGTTCATGGCCGGTGGTCCGTCACAGTTCGAAACGTTCGACTATAAGCCCAAACTCATGTCGATGCTCGGCACTTCCCTGCCCGATTCGGTTCGGAAAGGCCAACGCCTGACGGGTATGAGCGCTAATCAGGCATCACTGCCCATTGCCCCATCGGCCTATTCGTTTAAACAATACGGAAAAACCCGCACCTGGGTCAGTGAATTGCTCCCCTACACCGCTCAGGTGGTCGATGAGCTTTGCCTTGTCAAATCGGTTTTTACGGAGCAGATCAACCACGATCCGGCTATTACATTTTTCCAGACGGGCCATCAGCTTCCGGGTCGGCCGTCTATCGGTTCGTGGGTTAGTTATGGGTTAGGGTCCGAAAATCAGAATCTGCCCGCCTTTATTGTGCTGGTTTCGAAAAATGCGGCCAAAGATCAGCCGCTCTATGCCCGCCTTTGGGGGAACGGATTTCTGCCATCGGAATACCAGGGTGTTCAGTTTCGGTCGGGCAACGATCCGGTTTTGTTTCTCAACAACCCCGAAGGCTACGACGGAGCCGACCGGGAGCAAATGCTGAGCTACCTCAATCAGCTCAATAAACTACAAAACGAAAGCTGGGGCGACCCCGAGGTGAATGCCCGGATTACGCAGTATGAAATGGCCTTTCGAATGCAGACGTCTGTTCCTGAGGTGATGGACACCAGCACAGAACCCGACGAAGTCTTCGACCTCTACGGACCCGGCAGCCGGGACAAGGGAAGTTTTGCGGCCAACTGCCTGCTGGCCCGAAAACTACTGGAAAAAGACGTTCGGTTTGTGCAGTTGTACCACCAGGGATGGGACCATCATGGCTCATTGCCCAAAAGTATCACCAAGCAATGCCAGCAAACCGACCAGGCAACGGCAGCCCTACTCATCGACCTGAAACGGCGTGGACTGCTGGAAGATACGCTCGTGATTTGGGGTGGCGAATTCGGGCGAACGGTGTATTCGCAGGGGAAACTGGCCAAAAACGACTACGGCCGCGATCACCATCCGCGCTGTTTTACGATGTGGATGGCTGGAGCAGGCATAAAGCCGGGCTTTACATATGGGCAAACAGACGATTTCAGCTATAATATTGTGAAAGATCCGGTGCATGTGCATGATTTTCAGGCTACATTACTGCATCTGCTGGGTGTCGATCACGAACAACTGACCTACAAATATCAGGGTCGGCGATTCCGTCTGACCGACGTTCACGGTAAAGTAGTGAAAGGCATATTAGCGTAA